The genome window TAAAGATACATTTTGAGAGACTGGCATAGAAAAATTTCACATGCTAAGCACGCTGGCAACAGAAATCGAACAGAAGAAAATAAAAGCCATTCCAAGCATAAAGTACAGCACGGAAGACTCAAAAAATGCCAAGAACCAGCTGAGAGCACAGTTGTAATGATCTATTGCCAGTACTATACCTAGGCAGACAGAGCACAGGGAGAGAATGCTAAGGAGCAAGAAGAAATGTAGGAGAAATGAATGCAATTAACTAGCTGCGATGGGGTGAGAAGAGGAAACATCAGCTTACCTACAAAGAGCTTCCTCACTCTGTCGCCTCTTGTTTTTCAGATCAGTTCTAGGGAGGGAAGAGCTAAAATCAAAGTCTTCCAACTCATCCCAATCTTCAGAACCTTTCATTGTTCTAGTAATGTGCCCCCATCTTCGCCTAGTCTTTGGTTTAAGTTCACCGTTTGTGTTCTCAGTCCCAACTGGTATTTTCTGTTATtcaaacaaaaaatccaaaacatTTGTCATACATAGCAGCAGTAAAACAGATTTTCCTCACAAAGAGTGGTGATCTTGCTGTAgcagcagccccccttctcccctaccAGCTCCTCAATATACTGAGGACCTGGTCTCtaactagggccctaccaaatttatccattttgatcaatttcatggtCCTAGGATTTAAAAAACATCAACAaataatttcatgatttcagctatctgaaatttcacagtattgtaattgtaggggtcctgacccaaaaaggagttgtggggttATCACAGGGTTATTGGGTGACAGGATTGCTGTACCGCTAACATTACTTCTGCTCTACTGCTGGCAGTGGCTCAGCCTACTGAGCTGAGCCCTCAGTCACCAGCTGCCATTCTCTGGctgcccatctctgaaggcaCAAGGTCAACAGCCACCACTCACCAGTTGGCAAGCAGAAAAGCAAGAGTGGCAATGCTGGGACTCCCCCTAAACCTTGCAATCTCCCTGCAGTTGCCTTTTAAGAAAGGACCCCTAATTTGAGAAACTCTGgtttcccccatgaaatctgtacagTATAGGGAAAAGCAgacaagaccagatttcatggtctgtgatgtgTTTTCTATAGCCATGAATTTGTTAGGGCCCTATCTCTAACAGGAGGAGATGCAGAAGATAGTATGAACACCTGTCTTAGTGAAAGTCCTGTAATGGCAGAAGTATGGAGCTCTTACGTCTTTCATCTTCAATTTCCATACTTCTTTCACTATACGGGCTATAAAAAGTCATcagctcattttgaatttttaGCCCCAGACTCCACATGTGGGTTTAAAACTGCATGCACATTCATGTGCGTAAACTTCAACTGTCAGCACCCACATTAAAATTTGCACCAGTGCAGCCTATTTGTCTTAACAGATTTTGCAAGTGCAAATTCTGATATTCATGTCCTTGCGATTCTTTGTATTTTGTGCAGTTTTGCATATGCACAAGGTGAAAGCCACTAGATCCTGCTGAAGACTTGGCTCTTTGTTTCAAATACTTGTGGGCCCAATTCTCTTCTAACTTGGGCCTGAGTGTCATTTACACCAAGACCACTTCAAAATTACTCTGCCACTGTGAAACGGCTTGACGTGAGTAAGCTACAGTTACATCTTCTTTAAGGCTACTTTACAATGCCAGATCAACATAAAGTGGACTTGAAATAAGGCCAACTATTTGTTTTACACTAAAAACACCACTTACTTCAGTGGAGCTGCTCCCAGTTTATACCAACATGATAAAAGTGCCAACCTAATCTTTACCTGTATTTCTCTCCTTTTCATTAAGATACAAAGATGGCAGTGTTGGTTAAGGTACAAACATGCACCCACACACCCCAAATCCCAATTATGGAAAAAATGCACAAAGTCATCAACAGGTCTATCAGTTATCCCAGACACCCCCTCACCTGCTGAGGGACTTGACTACGAAGAGCTGGCAGAACCACCTGAGCAGGCTTGTCCTCTCTTAAATTGGTCACATGGTCAGTCACCGAGGAATCTGCTTTGTATGGATACATGAGGTACTGGGAAGACTGGCTTTGCTGGAATGGTCTAGACCCGAGACGGGCATGGGGCTTTGGAGGGGGCTGTGAAGGAGGGACAGGTTTAACATGGTGCAGTGCTATTTTATCATGGAGATCTTTTGTCTGTTTGCCCAGGTCCTGAATGCAATGGGAGGTGCCCAAGGCACATCCAACCTGGAAGTAGGGATATCGAAGTGCCTAAAAAACACAATAAAGTCAACAGTATTCAATAGGGGAAGCTAGAATCTGACTTAGCTTAGTCATAGGGGACAGTTCCCACGTTACCTtacccctttttttcctttcccatgACTACTGAGATATTATTACTAGGCACAATACGTTCTCTTTTGCAGATAAGAGTAAGTATAACCCGCTCACCTAATGTGGTTCGCTGTCCCATTCAGTGGCACTTACACCACAGCAATAGCTAAGAACAAGTAACGTCTACAACATGGGCTGAAAGCCAGCTAggttttagctcaaagggtagaggctcctatactaagctcccaGAGATccaaggttcaaatctgcccagcgGCAGTTACATAAACTTTAGCAAAGGTTTAACCTCTATGCAAAATCTTGTTCATGTAATGcaaaagcagtttaaaaaaaaaaaaggtttctatGCTAGCTTCTCACTACTGTGGCAAAATGCAGTTATTTACTTTGTAGTGCAATAGTGTGCAAAAGGCACTGGTCAGGATCACAGGCAGTGCAcagaaaacaagagaaaaaaCATCCTCAAGAAATGAATGTGAAACTATAATCAATAAATATGCTTCACTATGTGATTGAAAAAAAACTGCTAGCACATGCCCAACTTGTATTTGATTCTGGGAGGCACCAGCATTCCCAATTCTTAAAAGATGTGTCATGTAGCTGTAACGGTTGTGCTCAGCTTTACAGATAATTAAGTAGCTGCTGTTGGGGGTGCAAAAATATTCTTCTCCCTAGCTTCTGCCAACTAGAACAGGCTTCTAACATCTCTCTTCCTCACAGATTCCCCACTGCATTACAATCTTGTCTCATCTGTTTCACAAGAAGCACTCTGTTTGTAATTATTATTACTAAATTATCTAAAGAGAGTTAATCTTGCCCTCCCGTCCAAGTTTCCCTCTTCCTAAATTTTGTTTTGTAACTGcataatttaaatttacatattTTTGCATGAAAGACTCTGTGCAAAATAATGGTCTAATTGTGCTCCCTCTGAACTCACAGGGAGCTCTGACCTAAGGCTGGGTTTGTCCACCAAATGCTTGTTTCATTACATAGTGACCTATCATGCACAGCACTGAATTCCTTTAgctgccattgaagtcaatggactaaTCAGTTATCTGCCATATTAATTTTTAAAGCTCATGATTCAACCCTCAGCTCTTTCTGACTTGCAAAATCAAGTCTTTTCTATTATTAAATTAATAGAtaaattcaaaaaagagctttgtGATAATCTAGTCAACCCTCTTCAATTACACAGGACataggacttccctgaattaatttgtCTGAACTAGACCATCTCTCTCTTAGAAAGACctctaatcttgattttaaaattgacaGTGATTGTGAATCCACCAAACCCATCTTAAACTGTTCCAAAGTTTAATGACTCACTATTAAAAAATTATACCTTATTTCCAACCTGAATTTCCTTAGCCTCAATTTCCAGCCTTTGGACCATGTATCCTGTTTAGACTGATCAAGTCCCCCCTTcactttcttttctaaactaaacagtttgagctccttgagtctcgcAATCAGGCacgttttctaaacctttaattatTCCTGTGACTCTTGTCTGCACCCTCTTCAATTTACAGTCAGAAGGATAATTAATGGCAGTGTGAGGCAAAGGTAAAGTGCAGTGAATGTAGCTAACAGTTGCATAAAGACAgagtaaaaaaaatgaaaacaaacctgACTAGCTGTTGGTCGCTTTTTGGGGTCCCATTGCAGCATGTCTCGCATGAGTTGAACAGCCTCACTGCCAGCATTAGGAATTAGGGTCTTTAGGTTGTTAGGTACACACTGGGGCCAACGAAAATTCATGACACCTGCAAGTTGGTAGCCTTCAGGCCAGTTGTTCTGAAAGAATCAGTATTTTGATCACTGAAAAACTCAGCCATAAAGAACTCGGATGTCTAAGTGCCAATACTGTTCACTTTGAACACCTCTCAATGGTCTTTGAGTTCTTTACAGGCTAAATAAATTAACCTCAAAGCACTGCTGTgacaaaactattttttaaacatGCCATGAAACTGGCCATACAGGATCACGCAACAAATAAATGACAGACATGGAAGCTGAAGACTGTTAAGTCTTCCATTTGTTCTACCACTGAACCAGAACAGATGTGTGCACCCAACTGTAAATGAGACTTTAATTTCATAGTAAGGGCCTGAGGACACTggaaattttaaataattttgtcaTTTGACAAAACTCTTCTTTTCTGGAcacattttttcctctctcatgTCATGATTTTCAAGGGCATAAATTTTAACGATTGACTTCACAGAAAATGAAAGTTTTGTTATTTTTCCCCTGAGATCAGTACTAGGCtatgaaaataataaatatgaTGAGGATAAAGTGAAATTCTCTCTTCTATCCGAGGCACGGTATCACTGCTGCACTAAGCAATGCACATTCAAGATTTAGTTATCACTTAAGTTACCTTTTTTGGTGTCCCCAGTACTTGGCATATCTTGAATATAGTATCGATTTCACTGGCACCTGGGAAAAGAGGCCTTAAGGTATAAACCTCTGCCATTATACAGCCAACAGCCCAGATATCAATGGGAGAGCTATAGCTGGTGGACCTCAGAAGAACTTCAGGAGCCCTATACCTATAAAAACAACAGTTTATAGCATTCACAAATCAAACAAGTACTACAACATGGTTCTCTCAAGTAGGACAGCTGTGATCTTTCCTTCTTTGTCTCGCTGGAGACAGAAAGCATCCTTTAAAGGATTCCCAGCAAACCCCACCCAACATACAAGATTGTATCTCTTTTAGAGTCAGAGTTCGAAGCCACACAATGTTCCCGGAATGCTCAATTCATCCTGTCACATTCATCCATATTTCTTAGACGCTGCACATCCTTAAGCAATTTAAAAGCTGAAGGCCTGGACCTGTGAGGTGATTCTTAGCTCACTTACTCCCACATTGCCAATGATTGCAGAATGGAGCCCTGCGTGCAAAATACAGATTTATTCTCAGCAATTGAAGTTGTGTGTCAAGTCTCACACTTCCATTGCTTTTATAAAAGTTGATtttcagtgaggttttttttgttaaagAGAGGACTGAACACAAGCTATACTGAAGATACTGGTCATCAGTGACAAGATTCTAACCTTGCTTATGAGGAAAAACACTGTTCCAGCCTGTGGGTCTGTATAAATTTGGAAGTTTAGAGATGGGTTTACACTGCTCCTTTCTGCTGAAGCATGATGTTAGATTTTGCCTCAGCCACCTGCATGAGATGATGAGGGAAGGTGACAATGAAGAATGGATGCTTTTTGTTAAAGATTAAAAGGATAAATGTGAGTAATCTATTAGGATTTGGTGAGTATTTGGCAGGAGCATCTGattaaacttgatttttttatcTTCCAATTCCATGCTTGCTTTTACATTGACAGTTTTCCCCTCTGCCACCTAATTAGACTGCCCTACTAGTACCGGAATAGCCTTTTCAATCAATTGCTCCATAGTAATTGTGGTGGCTCTGGCCCACTGTTGGTTTTGGAGACTATTCTTCATATGCACAAGAGATTAAAGGATATCCATTTACTTCAGCTATGCTACTGTCATTTGTCTACATATCCATCATCTTACACATTTTGAAGCCTTTTAATTATTCTAAATTAAAAATCTGATTCACTGCATTTATGGACCCAACCTTATCCTTAGGTTAAGTTAAAACATAGCCAAACATTTACATTGCACTTACCATCTTGTAGATACATAGTCTGTGTAAGGAGGTCTAGATCGGATTTCTCGAGCTAAGCCAAAGTCTGCTATTTTCACAAGTTCTGGTCCCATACAAAGAAGGTTTTCAGGTTTCAAGTCTCTGTGAAAGAACCCTGCAATTCAAATTAAATGCCAGTTAGCACTGCAGTTTTACATTTATTTGTAGCCTTTATACTCCACCCACTCCCATCTAGATTCCTTCACTTCAGTTGCCACTTTTGGAGGTCCAACAGCAGGTCACAACAACCAGAAATAAAATTTAACCTTGCTAGTTTTCATATTTTAGTTATCCCTGGAAGATATATACAcaaaaattgagatttttttcaagcagtgtggccagctcccagcccatctTTCTTTAATGGGAATCGAAGATGTGCCAGTTTATACTTAGcattaatttgttttaattttaatagaAAGCGTGtggtaaaaatattaaaatttccCCTAGTTTAAACAAAATGATTCTTTATATTACTAGAGTTTCTTCCATCAAAGGCTCTCTAAACATTTCACAAATATTTAGCTTCCCAGCCATGGTGTAGGGATACTTGAGCTGGACTGAATACAAATGGGAGGGAATTGTAGAAAAGTGGTCACTATGAGTCTGACTACAGAATTTGTTTCTGTTCTTGCTGTGCCAAAGCCTGGACTTCTTAAACGTCTGGGCATGCTGGAAAACCTGTCCTCTAGCAGGCATTTagaaaggtggggggagaggggaagggatgggagcagaTTTCATAAATGGAGGGGCTGGAAGTTGAAGGAGGATTTTCGGGTTATGGCTGAAAGGAATGGTTAACAGGGAAAAATTGTAATTAGAACTGATTAAAGTTTTTTATTGAAATTTTTAATTTGTGGGTTTTAAGCTTTGGAAAGTGCTTAGAGATCTGGGTAAACACCAAAGAAACAcggaaaaataaattaatacacTTCTGTACTCGGATATAAAATATCAAGTATGTGGATATTTTACAATTGGTATAACAGTAAGAATTGTGACTTGTCTGTCTGTTGCAGAAATAGAGAGAGACCCCAGGTCTCAGAACTTGCAGTCTTATGCCATTAGCCAGAAGGCcatatttttatttatgtattttatttatttatttaaatatttttatcccacctttctatttaaaatattgccTTCTTTGTGGCAAAATCTTCCAACACTTCCTTGTGACTGATTTCCCAACATTGTGGCAGAAATTATTACAATCAAGAGTATAAAAGATCAGCATAATACACTGGTTT of Pelodiscus sinensis isolate JC-2024 chromosome 3, ASM4963464v1, whole genome shotgun sequence contains these proteins:
- the CILK1 gene encoding serine/threonine-protein kinase ICK, coding for MNRYTTIKQLGDGTYGSVLLGRSIESGELIAIKKMKRKFYSWEECMNLREVKSLKKLNHANIVKLKEVIRENDHLYFVFEYMKENLYQLMKERNKLFPESTVRNIMYQILQGLAFIHKHGFFHRDLKPENLLCMGPELVKIADFGLAREIRSRPPYTDYVSTRWYRAPEVLLRSTSYSSPIDIWAVGCIMAEVYTLRPLFPGASEIDTIFKICQVLGTPKKNNWPEGYQLAGVMNFRWPQCVPNNLKTLIPNAGSEAVQLMRDMLQWDPKKRPTASQALRYPYFQVGCALGTSHCIQDLGKQTKDLHDKIALHHVKPVPPSQPPPKPHARLGSRPFQQSQSSQYLMYPYKADSSVTDHVTNLREDKPAQVVLPALRSQVPQQKIPVGTENTNGELKPKTRRRWGHITRTMKGSEDWDELEDFDFSSSLPRTDLKNKRRQSEEALCRFESILDLKPPDSLGSGNSAPSHVSFPRQDTPTLRVSAAKQHYLKHSRYLPGISTRNSIVSSSSKDSITPNPWPTSSLPGKASGVGVGVNGTNAGHSGSSRLTDGYIPSFLKKEVGSAGQRVQLAPIADPSSNYVSLKSVRPQIGRPSFNTPSKSTPGLMPRPPPIQPIHGRTDWSSKYGAHR